A single window of Amphiura filiformis chromosome 17, Afil_fr2py, whole genome shotgun sequence DNA harbors:
- the LOC140137769 gene encoding heme-binding protein 2-like yields the protein MAVKSFVALLILGISMTNARHVKVNADKSPKFCNGLDCPEFTVLKQTDEYDIRAYEQSAWVSTEILGMDFDKAGEEAFGRLFAYISGANEAKEKVPMTAPVITRVIPGAGPACESNFTISFFVPFKFQSNTPKPTADNVFLSSIEKHEAYVRSFPGYANQDKYLKEAEALGQALLNTTTPYRQDFFYTAGYDAPFKPFNRHNEVWFFAEE from the exons ATGGCCGTCAAATCATTTGTAGCATTGTTAATTCTTGGCATCTCCATGACCAATGCTAGACATGTGAAGGTGAATGCAGATAAGTCACCCAAGTTCTGCAATGGACTCGATTGCCCGGAGTTTACAGTACTGAAGCAAACAGAT GAATATGATATTCGGGCTTATGAACAATCTGCATGGGTAAGCACAGAAATATTGGGTATGGATTTCGATAAAGCGGGTGAAGAAGCTTTTGGAAGACTCTTCGCCTACATCAGTGGCGCAAATGAAGCAA AGGAAAAGGTTCCCATGACAGCACCAGTCATCACCAGAGTTATTCCAGGAGCAGGACCAGCTTGTGAGAGCAACTTTACCATCTCTTTCTTTGTGCCTTTCAAATTCCAATCCAATACACCCAAACCAACCGCAGACAACGTGTTTCTTTCGTCTATAGAAAAGCATGAAGCATATGTAAG GTCTTTCCCCGGTTATGCAAACCAAGATAAGTACCTGAAGGAAGCCGAAGCCCTGGGCCAAGCCTTGTTGAACACCACCACACCTTACCGCCAGGATTTCTTCTACACAGCCGGCTATGACGCACCATTTAAACCATTTAACAGACACAATGAAGTTTGGTTCTTCGCTGAAGAGTAG